A portion of the Micromonospora tarapacensis genome contains these proteins:
- the hutU gene encoding urocanate hydratase, whose protein sequence is MTHSTGAARGSGHIRAARGTERSARNWPQEAALRMLMNNLDPEVAERPDDLVVYGGTGRAARDWPSYHALVRTLTELRDDETMLVQSGRPVGVMRTHEWAPRVLLANSNLVGDWATWPEFRRLEQLGLTMYGQMTAGSWIYIGTQGILQGTYETFAAVAAKLAGARGDGQQAGGGTLAGTLTLTGGCGGMGGAQPLAVTMNGGTCLIVDVDRGRLARRMHDRYLDEIADDLDDAVERVLAAKRDRRARSVGVVGNAAAVFPELLRRGVPIDIVTDQTSAHDPLSYLPEGIELADARDYAAAKPAEFTERARESMAKHVEAMVGFLDAGAEVFDYGNSIRGEARLGGYQRAFDFPGFVPAYIRPLFCEGRGPFRWAALSGDPADIAATDRAILELFPENESLARWIRLAGERVAFQGLPARICWLGYGERDRAGVRFNDMVASGELSAPVVIGRDHLDCGSVASPYRETEAMADGSDAIADWPLLNALVNTASGASWVSIHHGGGVGIGRSIHAGQVCVADGTALAGQKIERVLTNDPAMGVIRHVDAGYDAAREVADRTGVPVPMAEGCP, encoded by the coding sequence ATGACGCATTCCACCGGGGCCGCACGCGGCAGTGGACACATCCGTGCCGCGCGCGGCACCGAACGCAGCGCCCGCAACTGGCCGCAGGAGGCCGCGCTGCGGATGCTGATGAACAATCTCGACCCCGAGGTGGCCGAGCGCCCGGACGACCTGGTGGTCTACGGCGGCACCGGTAGGGCGGCCCGGGACTGGCCGTCGTACCACGCGCTGGTGCGGACGCTGACCGAGCTGCGCGACGACGAGACGATGCTGGTGCAGTCGGGCCGGCCGGTCGGCGTCATGCGCACCCACGAGTGGGCGCCCCGGGTGTTGCTGGCCAACTCGAACCTGGTCGGCGACTGGGCGACCTGGCCGGAGTTCCGCCGCCTGGAGCAGCTCGGCCTGACCATGTACGGCCAGATGACCGCCGGGTCGTGGATCTACATCGGCACCCAGGGCATCCTCCAGGGCACCTACGAGACGTTCGCGGCGGTCGCGGCCAAGCTCGCCGGCGCCCGCGGCGACGGGCAGCAGGCCGGCGGTGGAACCCTGGCGGGCACGCTGACGCTGACCGGCGGCTGCGGCGGGATGGGCGGGGCGCAGCCCCTGGCGGTCACCATGAACGGCGGCACCTGCCTGATCGTGGACGTGGACCGCGGCCGGCTGGCGCGGCGGATGCACGACCGCTACCTGGACGAGATCGCCGACGATCTGGACGACGCGGTCGAGCGGGTCCTCGCGGCGAAGCGGGACCGGCGGGCGCGCAGCGTCGGCGTGGTCGGCAACGCCGCCGCCGTCTTCCCCGAGCTGCTGCGCCGGGGCGTACCGATCGACATCGTCACCGACCAGACCAGCGCGCACGACCCGCTGTCGTACCTGCCGGAGGGGATCGAGCTGGCCGACGCCCGCGACTACGCGGCGGCCAAGCCGGCCGAGTTCACCGAGCGGGCCCGGGAGTCGATGGCGAAGCACGTCGAGGCGATGGTCGGCTTCCTCGACGCCGGCGCGGAGGTCTTCGACTACGGCAACTCGATCCGCGGCGAGGCCCGACTCGGCGGGTACCAGCGGGCCTTCGACTTCCCCGGCTTCGTGCCGGCGTACATCCGGCCGCTGTTCTGCGAGGGCAGGGGCCCGTTCCGGTGGGCGGCGCTCTCCGGCGACCCGGCCGACATCGCCGCCACCGACCGGGCGATCCTGGAACTCTTCCCGGAGAACGAGTCCCTCGCCCGGTGGATCCGGCTGGCCGGCGAGCGGGTCGCCTTCCAGGGCCTGCCGGCACGGATCTGCTGGCTGGGCTACGGCGAGCGGGATCGGGCGGGCGTACGGTTCAACGACATGGTCGCCTCGGGCGAGTTGAGCGCACCGGTGGTGATCGGCCGGGACCACCTGGACTGCGGCAGCGTGGCCAGCCCGTACCGGGAGACCGAGGCGATGGCCGACGGCTCCGACGCGATCGCCGACTGGCCGTTGCTCAACGCGCTGGTCAACACGGCGAGCGGCGCGTCCTGGGTGTCCATCCACCACGGCGGTGGGGTGGGCATCGGCCGCTCCATCCACGCCGGACAGGTCTGCGTCGCCGACGGCACCGCCCTGGCCGGGCAGAAGATCGAGCGGGTGCTCACCAACGATCCGGCGATGGGCGTCATCCGGCACGTCGACGCCGGCTACGACGCCGCCCGCGAGGTCGCCGACCGCACCGGCGTCCCCGTCCCGATGGCGGAGGGTTGCCCGTGA
- a CDS encoding allantoate amidohydrolase, with product MSGLAGRFRALWDEIAPIGRDGRGGGYLRYALTEPELRLREWFRKQADARGMPVRDDGNGNLFAWWGDPEAGGAILTGSHFDSVPHGGAYDGPLGIVSAWLAVDELRAAGVTPARPLVVGAFVEEEGARFGVPCLGSRLLTGQIAAQRAAGLRDAAGVSFAEALGDRPAGADPALLGRLAAFVELHVEQGRALVDQAAPVAVASAIWPHGRWRFDFTGEGNHAGTTRMADRRDPMLTYAFTVLAANKEARLRGAHATVGRVAVEPNATNAIPSRVTGWLDARAAEPATLTGLVEAVRAKVTERARRDGTEVTLTEESATPLVAFDGGLADRLARLLDAPVLPTGAGHDAGVLAAHVPTAMLFVRNPTGVSHSPAESATDADCAAGVTSLARVLEELTR from the coding sequence GTGAGCGGGCTGGCCGGCCGGTTCCGCGCGCTGTGGGACGAGATCGCCCCGATCGGGCGGGACGGCCGCGGCGGTGGGTACCTGCGCTACGCGCTCACCGAGCCGGAGTTGCGGCTGCGGGAGTGGTTCCGGAAGCAGGCCGACGCGCGGGGCATGCCGGTGCGGGACGACGGCAACGGCAACCTCTTCGCCTGGTGGGGTGACCCGGAGGCCGGCGGTGCGATCCTCACCGGCAGCCACTTCGACTCGGTGCCGCACGGCGGCGCGTACGACGGGCCGCTGGGCATCGTCAGCGCCTGGCTCGCCGTGGACGAGTTGCGCGCGGCCGGTGTCACACCGGCCCGGCCCCTCGTCGTCGGCGCGTTCGTCGAGGAGGAAGGCGCCCGGTTCGGCGTACCGTGCCTGGGTTCGCGGCTGCTCACCGGGCAGATCGCGGCGCAGCGGGCGGCCGGGCTGCGCGACGCGGCCGGGGTGAGCTTCGCCGAGGCGCTGGGTGACCGGCCGGCGGGCGCCGACCCGGCGCTGCTCGGCCGGCTGGCCGCCTTCGTGGAACTGCACGTCGAGCAGGGCCGCGCGCTGGTCGACCAGGCCGCGCCGGTCGCGGTGGCCAGCGCGATCTGGCCGCACGGGCGCTGGCGCTTCGACTTCACCGGCGAGGGAAACCACGCCGGTACGACCCGGATGGCCGACCGCCGCGACCCCATGTTGACGTACGCCTTCACGGTGCTGGCGGCGAACAAGGAGGCCCGGCTGCGCGGCGCCCACGCCACCGTGGGTCGGGTGGCGGTGGAGCCGAACGCGACGAACGCGATCCCGTCCCGGGTGACCGGCTGGCTGGACGCGCGGGCGGCCGAGCCGGCCACCCTGACCGGGCTGGTCGAGGCGGTGCGGGCCAAGGTCACCGAGCGGGCCCGGCGCGACGGCACGGAGGTCACCCTGACCGAGGAGTCGGCGACGCCGCTGGTGGCGTTCGACGGCGGGCTGGCCGACCGGCTGGCCCGGCTGCTGGACGCCCCGGTGCTGCCCACCGGGGCGGGGCACGACGCGGGAGTGCTCGCGGCCCACGTGCCGACCGCGATGCTCTTCGTCCGCAACCCGACCGGGGTGTCGCACTCTCCCGCCGAGTCGGCCACCGACGCCGACTGCGCCGCCGGGGTGACCTCCCTGGCCCGCGTGCTGGAGGAGCTGACCAGATGA
- the hutI gene encoding imidazolonepropionase, which translates to MSAGSLLVDNIGELVTNDPGRGEGGPLGIRRRVAVLVEDGEVAWIGPAVDAPAADRRVDAGGAAVLPGFVDSHAHLVFAGDRATEFAARMAGRPYTGGGIRTTVGATRAASDGELRATVRRLHAEASRQGTTTIEIKSGYGLTVADEARSLRIAAEVTAETTFLGAHVVPAEYADRPDEYVGLVCGPMLAAAAPHARWIDVFCERGAFDADHARAILTCGQAVGLGVRVHANQLSPGPGVRLGVELGAASVDHCTHLADADVDALAGAETVATLLPGAEFSTRSPYPDARRLLDAGVTVALATDCNPGSSYTSSMPFCVALAVREMRMTPAEAVWAATAGGARALRRDDIGVLRPGARADLIILDAPSHLHLAYRPGVPLIRRVLHNGVPR; encoded by the coding sequence GTGAGCGCGGGCAGCCTGCTGGTGGACAACATCGGTGAACTGGTCACCAACGACCCCGGCCGGGGCGAGGGCGGTCCGCTGGGGATCCGGCGGCGGGTCGCGGTGCTCGTCGAGGACGGCGAGGTGGCCTGGATCGGCCCGGCCGTCGACGCGCCGGCCGCGGACCGCCGCGTCGACGCGGGCGGGGCCGCGGTGCTGCCCGGCTTCGTGGACAGCCACGCCCACCTGGTCTTCGCCGGCGACCGGGCCACCGAGTTCGCCGCCCGGATGGCCGGGCGGCCGTACACCGGCGGTGGCATCCGGACCACGGTCGGCGCCACCCGCGCCGCGAGCGACGGCGAGCTGCGGGCCACCGTGCGCCGGCTGCACGCGGAGGCGTCGCGACAGGGCACCACCACGATCGAGATCAAGAGCGGGTACGGCTTGACCGTCGCCGACGAGGCCCGCTCGCTGCGGATCGCCGCCGAGGTGACCGCGGAGACCACCTTCCTCGGCGCGCACGTGGTCCCGGCCGAGTACGCCGACCGACCCGACGAGTACGTGGGACTGGTCTGCGGGCCGATGCTGGCCGCCGCCGCCCCGCACGCCCGCTGGATCGACGTGTTCTGCGAGCGGGGCGCCTTCGACGCCGACCACGCCCGCGCGATCCTGACCTGCGGGCAGGCGGTGGGGCTGGGCGTGCGGGTGCACGCCAACCAGCTGAGCCCCGGTCCGGGCGTGCGGCTCGGGGTGGAGCTGGGCGCGGCCAGCGTCGATCACTGCACCCACCTGGCCGACGCCGACGTCGACGCGCTGGCCGGCGCGGAGACCGTGGCCACCCTGCTGCCCGGCGCCGAGTTCTCCACCCGGTCGCCGTATCCGGACGCCCGGCGGCTGCTCGACGCCGGGGTCACCGTGGCCCTGGCCACCGACTGCAACCCCGGCTCGTCGTACACCTCGTCGATGCCGTTCTGCGTCGCGCTGGCCGTCCGCGAGATGCGGATGACCCCGGCGGAGGCCGTCTGGGCCGCGACCGCCGGCGGCGCGCGGGCGCTGCGCCGCGACGACATCGGCGTGCTGCGGCCCGGCGCCCGGGCCGACCTGATCATCCTCGACGCGCCGTCCCACCTGCACCTGGCCTACCGGCCCGGAGTTCCCCTGATCCGCCGGGTCCTGCACAACGGAGTACCGCGATGA
- the hutH gene encoding histidine ammonia-lyase, translated as MTVTIQPTGISPTDVLAVARGGAKVVLDPAAVDAMATSRSIVDGIEAAGRPVYGVSTGFGALANTFVAPERRAELQHALIRSHAAGVGAPMPREVVRAMMLLRARSLALGRSGVRPLVAAALVDLLNHDVTPWVPEHGSLGASGDLAPLAHCALVLLGEGWVLGPAGERVPAADAVRRAGLTPVQLAAKEGLALINGTDGMLGMLLLAIHDAAHLFTMADVTAALAIEAMLGSERPFRPELHAIRPHPGQGVSAANIHRLLQESAVMDSHRDDLAHAVQDAYSMRCAPQVAGAARDTLDFVRTVAARELVSVVDNPVVLTDGQVESTGNFHGAPLGFGADFLAIAAAEVGAISERRVDRLLDVTRSRDLPAFLSPDAGVNSGLMIAQYTAAGIVAENRRLAAPASVDSLPTSGMQEDHVSMGWAAAKKLRTVLDNLTSLLAVELLAGVRGLQLRAPLTPSPAGRAAIAALGDIVGEPGPDVFLAPLMEAARAVVASPDLRAAIEVELGPLG; from the coding sequence ATGACCGTGACCATCCAGCCCACCGGGATCTCCCCCACCGACGTGCTCGCCGTGGCGCGCGGCGGCGCCAAGGTCGTCCTCGATCCGGCCGCCGTCGACGCGATGGCGACCAGCCGGTCCATCGTGGACGGGATCGAGGCCGCCGGCCGTCCCGTGTACGGCGTCTCCACGGGCTTCGGTGCCCTCGCCAACACCTTCGTCGCCCCCGAGCGCCGGGCCGAGTTGCAGCACGCACTGATCCGCTCGCACGCCGCCGGGGTGGGCGCGCCGATGCCGCGCGAGGTGGTGCGGGCGATGATGCTGCTGCGGGCCCGCTCGCTGGCCCTGGGCCGCTCCGGGGTGCGCCCGCTTGTCGCCGCCGCGCTGGTGGACCTGCTCAACCACGACGTCACCCCGTGGGTGCCGGAACACGGGTCGCTGGGCGCCTCCGGTGACCTGGCGCCGTTGGCGCACTGCGCGCTGGTGCTGCTCGGCGAGGGCTGGGTGCTCGGCCCGGCCGGCGAACGGGTACCCGCCGCGGACGCCGTGCGCCGGGCCGGCCTCACCCCGGTGCAGCTGGCCGCCAAGGAGGGGCTGGCGCTGATCAACGGCACCGACGGCATGCTCGGCATGCTGCTGCTGGCGATCCACGACGCGGCACACCTGTTCACCATGGCCGACGTGACCGCCGCGCTGGCCATCGAGGCGATGCTCGGCTCGGAACGGCCGTTCCGGCCGGAGTTGCACGCCATCCGCCCGCACCCCGGTCAGGGCGTCTCGGCGGCGAACATCCACCGGTTGTTGCAGGAGTCGGCGGTGATGGACTCGCACCGCGACGACCTGGCGCACGCGGTCCAGGACGCCTACTCGATGCGCTGCGCACCGCAGGTCGCCGGCGCGGCCCGGGACACCCTGGACTTCGTCCGCACCGTCGCCGCCCGGGAGTTGGTCTCGGTGGTGGACAACCCGGTGGTGCTCACCGACGGCCAGGTGGAGTCGACCGGCAACTTCCACGGCGCACCGCTGGGCTTCGGGGCGGACTTCCTGGCCATCGCCGCCGCCGAGGTGGGCGCGATCTCCGAACGCCGGGTGGACCGGCTGCTCGACGTCACCCGTTCCCGGGACCTGCCGGCGTTCCTCTCCCCCGACGCGGGAGTCAACTCCGGCCTGATGATCGCCCAGTACACGGCGGCCGGCATCGTCGCGGAGAATCGCCGCCTCGCCGCGCCCGCCTCGGTGGACTCGCTGCCCACCAGCGGCATGCAGGAGGACCACGTCTCGATGGGCTGGGCGGCGGCCAAGAAGCTGCGCACCGTCCTGGACAACCTGACCAGCCTGCTCGCGGTGGAGCTGCTCGCCGGCGTACGCGGGTTGCAGCTGCGGGCGCCGCTGACGCCGTCGCCGGCCGGCCGGGCGGCGATCGCGGCGCTGGGCGACATCGTCGGTGAGCCCGGCCCGGACGTCTTCCTCGCCCCGCTGATGGAAGCCGCCCGCGCCGTGGTGGCCAGCCCCGACCTCCGCGCCGCCATCGAAGTCGAGCTGGGTCCGCTCGGCTAG
- the rdgB gene encoding RdgB/HAM1 family non-canonical purine NTP pyrophosphatase has translation MNTVLLATRNRKKLIELQRILDGALGAHRVALIGLDDVEAYPELPETGLTFGENALIKAREGCRRTGLPTIADDSGLAVDALNGMPGVFSARWAGRHGDDQANLQLVLDQIGDVPDEHRGASFVCTVALVLPGGKEHLVDGRQAGRLLRAPRGDGGFGYDPIFLGDGQDRTNAELTPEEKDAISHRGKALRELAALVAKVLPPTP, from the coding sequence ATGAACACAGTCCTGCTCGCCACCCGGAACCGCAAGAAGCTGATCGAGCTGCAGCGGATCCTGGACGGGGCGCTGGGCGCGCACCGGGTCGCCCTGATCGGGCTGGACGACGTCGAGGCCTATCCGGAGCTGCCGGAGACCGGGCTGACCTTCGGCGAGAACGCGCTGATCAAGGCGCGGGAGGGCTGCCGGCGTACCGGTCTGCCGACGATCGCCGACGACTCCGGGCTGGCCGTCGACGCGCTCAACGGGATGCCGGGGGTGTTCAGCGCCCGCTGGGCCGGCCGGCACGGTGACGACCAGGCCAACCTCCAACTGGTCCTCGACCAGATCGGCGACGTGCCGGACGAGCACCGGGGCGCCTCCTTCGTCTGCACGGTCGCACTGGTGCTGCCCGGCGGCAAGGAGCACCTGGTCGACGGCCGGCAGGCGGGTCGGCTGCTGCGCGCCCCGCGTGGCGACGGCGGCTTCGGTTACGACCCGATCTTCCTCGGCGACGGCCAGGACCGCACCAACGCCGAGCTGACCCCGGAGGAGAAGGACGCCATCAGCCACCGCGGCAAGGCGCTGCGCGAGCTGGCCGCCCTGGTCGCCAAGGTGCTCCCACCCACACCCTGA
- the rph gene encoding ribonuclease PH: MARPDGRRPDQLRPVTLTRGWSTHPEGSVLVEFGATRVLCTASVTEGVPRWRRGSGQGWVTAEYAMLPRATNTRSDRESVKGRVGGRTHEISRLVGRSLRAAVDLKALGENSIVLDCDVLQADGGTRTAAITGAYVALHDAVSWLAARKALAGKPENVMHRSVAAISVGVIDGAPRLDLCYEEDVAAEVDMNVVCTGTGDFVEVQGTGEAGVFARKQLDDLLDLAVLGCLDLAEAQRKALTP; encoded by the coding sequence ATGGCGCGACCTGACGGGCGGCGACCCGACCAACTTCGACCCGTGACCCTGACCCGTGGCTGGAGCACCCATCCGGAGGGGTCGGTGCTGGTCGAGTTCGGCGCGACGCGGGTGCTCTGCACCGCGAGCGTGACGGAGGGCGTGCCCCGCTGGCGCCGTGGTTCCGGCCAGGGCTGGGTCACCGCGGAGTACGCGATGCTGCCCCGGGCCACCAACACCCGCTCCGACCGGGAGAGTGTCAAGGGCCGGGTCGGTGGGCGTACCCACGAGATCTCCCGGCTGGTCGGCCGGAGTCTGCGGGCGGCCGTCGACCTCAAGGCGCTCGGCGAGAACTCGATCGTGCTCGACTGCGACGTCCTACAGGCCGACGGCGGCACCCGGACCGCGGCGATCACCGGCGCCTACGTGGCGCTGCACGACGCGGTGAGCTGGCTCGCCGCACGTAAGGCGCTGGCCGGCAAGCCGGAGAACGTGATGCACCGTTCGGTGGCCGCGATCAGCGTCGGCGTGATCGACGGCGCGCCGCGGCTGGACCTGTGTTACGAGGAGGATGTGGCCGCCGAGGTCGACATGAACGTGGTCTGCACCGGCACCGGGGACTTCGTCGAGGTGCAGGGCACCGGCGAGGCCGGCGTGTTCGCCCGCAAGCAGCTCGACGACCTGCTCGACCTGGCCGTCCTCGGTTGTCTTGACCTCGCCGAAGCCCAGCGGAAGGCGCTCACCCCATGA
- a CDS encoding glycosyltransferase: MRTTTTARPARIVRVANFVTGRSGGLRTALRHLGEGYLAAGHEPVLVLPGSRYGDTRRPWGREVTLPGPELPGTGGYRVLTDRRRLARVLGDLAPDRLEVSDRSTLRWIGRWAGAHGVPSVMVSHESLTGLLGQWRLPDAAARQVADRLNRETLRRYDRVVCTTRWAAEEFDRLDGPGADLVPLGVDLSTFHPRRADPVLRERYADHTEVLLVHCARLSVEKRPELALAALARLRADGVPAVLVMAGDGPLRPALARRAAGLPVHFTGFLPDRATLAALLATADVVLAPGPVETFGLAGLEALASGTPVVANAASALPEVIGPGGRAADGTPSAIAAAVVRLLERSEVDRRTAARRRAEEFGWPGAVTGFLRAHGIDTGQPSGDPSLTVTSR; encoded by the coding sequence GTGAGGACGACCACCACCGCCCGGCCGGCACGGATCGTCCGGGTGGCCAACTTCGTGACCGGCCGCTCCGGTGGCCTGCGGACCGCGCTGCGACACCTCGGCGAGGGCTACCTCGCCGCCGGGCACGAGCCGGTGCTGGTCCTTCCCGGCAGCAGGTACGGCGACACCCGTCGCCCCTGGGGCCGCGAGGTCACGCTGCCCGGCCCGGAGCTGCCCGGCACCGGTGGCTACCGGGTGCTGACCGACCGGCGGCGGCTGGCCCGGGTCCTGGGCGACCTGGCCCCTGATCGGCTGGAGGTCTCCGACCGCAGCACCCTGCGCTGGATCGGCCGCTGGGCCGGTGCGCACGGGGTGCCGTCGGTGATGGTCTCCCACGAGAGCCTGACCGGCCTGCTCGGCCAGTGGCGGCTGCCGGATGCCGCCGCCCGGCAGGTCGCGGACCGGCTCAACCGGGAGACCCTGCGCCGCTACGACCGGGTCGTCTGCACCACCCGGTGGGCGGCCGAGGAGTTCGACCGGCTCGACGGGCCGGGCGCCGACCTGGTGCCGCTCGGCGTCGACCTGTCCACCTTCCATCCCCGGCGCGCCGACCCGGTGCTGCGCGAGCGCTACGCCGACCACACCGAGGTGCTGCTGGTGCACTGTGCCCGGCTGTCCGTGGAGAAGCGCCCCGAGCTGGCGCTGGCCGCCCTCGCCCGGCTGCGTGCCGACGGCGTGCCCGCGGTGCTGGTGATGGCCGGCGACGGGCCGCTGCGGCCGGCGCTGGCCCGGCGTGCGGCGGGCCTGCCGGTGCACTTCACCGGCTTCCTGCCGGACCGGGCGACCCTCGCGGCGCTGCTCGCCACGGCGGATGTGGTGCTGGCGCCCGGCCCGGTGGAGACCTTCGGCCTGGCCGGCCTGGAGGCGCTCGCCAGCGGCACCCCGGTGGTGGCCAACGCCGCCAGTGCCCTGCCCGAGGTGATCGGGCCGGGCGGGCGGGCCGCCGACGGCACGCCGTCGGCGATCGCCGCGGCCGTGGTGCGTCTGCTGGAACGGTCCGAGGTGGATCGGCGCACGGCTGCCCGTCGCCGGGCCGAGGAGTTCGGCTGGCCGGGCGCGGTCACCGGCTTCCTGCGCGCGCACGGCATCGACACCGGTCAGCCGTCCGGCGATCCGTCGTTGACGGTCACCTCCCGGTGA
- a CDS encoding glycosyltransferase family 4 protein, which produces MRIAIVTESFPPDVNGVANSVVRAAEHLVARGHQPLVIAPAPPGTLSRDTDRYPYPVVRIPSVPLPRYQGFRLGVPTNNRLAGVLLEHAPDVVHLASPFILGSRAAVLAARHGLPTIAVYQTDVAAYARAYRVGWGEAAAWRRLREIHNSAWRTLAPSTWAAADLAAHGVQRVWLWRRGVDAERFHPDRRCPDLRRTFAPGGELLVGYVGRLAPEKRVELLAATARLPGVRVVVAGDGPARRQLERDLPGVRFLGVQHGDALARFYASLDVFVHTGPHETFGQTVQEALASGVPVVAPASGGPVDLVDSGVTGLLVPPEDGETLAAAVAELAADHSRRAEYGRAARAAVARRSWSAVGDELIGHYEAVLAGMPAMGLSA; this is translated from the coding sequence ATGCGGATCGCCATCGTGACCGAGTCGTTCCCGCCGGACGTCAACGGTGTCGCCAACTCGGTCGTGCGGGCCGCCGAGCACCTCGTCGCCCGCGGCCACCAGCCGCTGGTGATCGCGCCCGCCCCGCCGGGGACGCTGAGTCGTGACACCGACCGGTATCCCTACCCGGTGGTCCGTATCCCGAGCGTGCCGCTGCCGCGCTACCAGGGCTTCCGGCTCGGCGTGCCGACGAACAACCGGCTGGCCGGCGTGCTGCTGGAACACGCACCCGACGTGGTGCACCTGGCCAGCCCGTTCATCCTCGGCAGCCGCGCGGCCGTGCTCGCGGCCCGGCACGGGTTACCCACCATCGCCGTCTACCAGACCGACGTCGCCGCCTATGCCCGCGCCTACCGGGTCGGCTGGGGCGAGGCCGCGGCCTGGCGGCGCCTGCGGGAGATCCACAATTCGGCGTGGCGCACCCTGGCCCCCTCGACCTGGGCCGCCGCCGACCTCGCCGCCCACGGGGTGCAGCGGGTCTGGCTGTGGCGCCGGGGTGTCGACGCCGAGCGCTTCCACCCCGACAGGCGCTGCCCCGACCTGCGCCGGACGTTCGCGCCCGGCGGTGAACTCCTGGTGGGCTACGTCGGGCGGCTGGCCCCGGAGAAGCGGGTCGAGCTGCTCGCCGCCACCGCCCGGCTGCCCGGCGTCCGGGTCGTCGTCGCCGGCGACGGTCCGGCCCGCCGCCAGCTCGAACGGGACCTGCCCGGCGTCCGCTTCCTCGGCGTCCAGCACGGCGACGCCCTGGCCCGGTTCTACGCCAGCCTCGACGTGTTCGTGCACACCGGCCCGCACGAGACGTTCGGCCAGACCGTCCAGGAGGCGCTCGCCAGCGGGGTACCGGTGGTCGCGCCGGCCAGCGGCGGACCGGTCGACCTGGTCGACTCCGGCGTCACCGGGCTGCTCGTGCCGCCGGAGGACGGCGAGACCCTCGCCGCCGCCGTGGCGGAACTGGCCGCTGACCACAGCCGCCGCGCGGAGTACGGCCGGGCCGCCCGGGCGGCGGTCGCCCGGCGCAGCTGGAGCGCCGTCGGCGACGAGCTGATCGGGCACTACGAGGCGGTGCTGGCCGGGATGCCGGCGATGGGCCTGTCGGCGTGA
- a CDS encoding MBL fold metallo-hydrolase: MRLTVLGCAGSFPGPESPCSAYLVEAEDFRLLVDFGSGSLSTLQRYAGLHAPDAILLTHLHCDHILDAATYVVVRRYAPDGPYPPLPVYAPAGAPDRLAAAYGQEDSTVEDVYQFYALQPGTFPIGPFSVTVDRVLHPVETYGVRLEHGGRVLCYSSDTAPCESLLRLAQNADVFLCEASYLDGVDNPPDLHLTGGEAGEAASKANVGRLLLTHLVPAWGSEAHTVAAASAAYAGPLEVVRPGASYEI; the protein is encoded by the coding sequence ATGCGACTGACCGTCCTGGGCTGTGCGGGCAGCTTCCCCGGACCCGAGTCCCCCTGCTCGGCCTATCTGGTCGAGGCCGAGGACTTCCGGCTCCTGGTCGACTTCGGCTCGGGCTCGCTGTCCACCCTGCAGCGTTACGCCGGGCTGCACGCCCCCGACGCGATCCTCCTGACCCACCTGCACTGCGACCACATCCTCGACGCCGCGACGTACGTGGTGGTGCGACGGTACGCACCGGACGGCCCCTACCCGCCGCTGCCGGTCTACGCCCCGGCCGGCGCCCCGGACCGGCTCGCCGCCGCGTACGGGCAGGAGGACAGCACGGTCGAGGACGTGTACCAGTTCTATGCGCTGCAACCCGGCACCTTCCCGATCGGCCCGTTCAGCGTCACCGTCGACCGGGTGCTGCATCCGGTGGAGACCTACGGGGTGCGCCTGGAACACGGCGGGCGGGTGCTCTGCTACTCCTCGGACACCGCCCCCTGCGAGTCCCTGCTGCGCCTGGCGCAGAACGCCGACGTCTTCCTCTGCGAGGCCAGCTACCTCGACGGCGTCGACAACCCGCCGGACCTGCACCTCACCGGCGGGGAGGCGGGCGAGGCGGCGTCGAAGGCCAACGTCGGGCGGTTGCTGCTGACCCACCTCGTCCCCGCCTGGGGCAGTGAGGCGCACACGGTCGCCGCCGCCTCCGCCGCGTACGCCGGCCCGCTGGAAGTGGTCCGCCCCGGCGCCAGCTACGAGATCTGA